In Candidatus Poribacteria bacterium, one genomic interval encodes:
- a CDS encoding aminotransferase class V-fold PLP-dependent enzyme — protein IEGESLILRLDMEGICVSTGSACTSGSMEPSHVLAAIGLPPQLAQGTVRFSLGKDNTEAEIDKVIEKLPKVVEQMRAMSPAYKRL, from the coding sequence TATTGAAGGGGAGAGTCTCATCTTGCGGCTGGATATGGAAGGTATTTGCGTTTCAACCGGTTCAGCCTGTACCTCCGGCTCGATGGAACCGTCCCATGTTTTGGCTGCGATCGGCCTTCCACCACAGTTGGCGCAAGGCACCGTTCGGTTTTCGCTCGGTAAAGATAACACAGAAGCAGAGATTGATAAGGTTATCGAGAAACTTCCCAAGGTTGTTGAGCAGATGCGGGCGATGTCACCAGCGTATAAAAGATTATAG